The window CGAACTGCTCCCGGGACTTCTTATCCACGTGCACCGACTTCTGCACGGTGTACTTGTGGATATTGGTCGGCAGGGGGATCGGCCCTGCGATGCTCGCACCCGTGTTGCGGGCCGTGTCCACGATCTCGGAGACGGCCTTGTCCAGAATGCGATAGTCGTACGCCTTCAGCTTGATCCTGATGCGATCGCTCTGCATGGAAACCATGATAAACTCCTCTACTCCACGATCTCGGAGACGACGCCCGCGCCCACGGTACGGCCACCCTCACGG is drawn from Desulfocurvus vexinensis DSM 17965 and contains these coding sequences:
- the rpsJ gene encoding 30S ribosomal protein S10 is translated as MVSMQSDRIRIKLKAYDYRILDKAVSEIVDTARNTGASIAGPIPLPTNIHKYTVQKSVHVDKKSREQFEMRVHKRLLDILEPTQQTVDALGKLSLPAGVDVEIKL